In Bythopirellula goksoeyrii, a single window of DNA contains:
- a CDS encoding beta strand repeat-containing protein has protein sequence MNAFAQLKIAGVSSLSQQIGKIARRVLWTFIVIGGVHLLLFQSAAPAATWTGASDPLFGSANWSNPFNWELNAGPGTLIGGDNVIFAEALPPGFRSHSTVDSIISIDWISFRGSVGVDPEFVVNAAAGAKITLTTEDGVNLFGSFTDLHEADQTINAPIDLGNSVVKFQTQYTEGQLRITGNVDLKGNELYAIPDRLLDGGDILISGRISGSGSLKVGHLFGNSLGGVLSLTGTNDYSGPTHITDRAVLALTGSGRLPDTDLTIDNFGSLRMTGMTDSIRSLNGTSTASVLLLSNAKLVLGNNGIPGGGSFSGNISGAGSLEKRGFAMLTLRGINSQTGGTIVRDGILAVSGNGQLSGGDVHVQAGGNLRLDGGTISTGNLDVNAGGTFDFQSGTVNLLTGTSQFLAGDVRVGTNGSGTLTLDGAASAAYEFSNLIVNNADDTLTVKNGTTTVNTVDNSVGGTLNFTGGTLNLADASGGLITGAQDETLLGSLTGVGGVTKVGNGTLRLSGVSTYSGPTSVTGGELRVVGSINDTSAVSVVGGGLLTNQGVLTLAVGGSVSLSSGGEIDWDNSEFSVTGNGASVTIENPDSQWTHGTGDFQIGTTAGSPGNPITLDILDGAVLDAEGRILLSDVAGSHSETTVSGFNGVASHLKAGSNLFVGDQSVAVLTVSSGAIVEAVGDIQIGGWDEGDGTVLVTGNSSQLISGGHTMLGDGNGTSGIGDLTIANGGTVQTDQRAMLGSKPGGTGTATVNASGIWNAGSMYVGGTNTEEAGTGMLELKPEGEINVATELKVWGTGTVNFSGGTLDIATLDVSAAGSTFNMTGGRLEVETVEGDLTVVGGTLAPGESPGLTTITGDFNPQTAATLEIEIGGTMAETEYDVLDVTGTAMLDGILNLSFVDLGSGTFAPTAGDTFEILTAASVLGEFDTVTVPALPGNLVWFVNYAATSVELVSTFAGDFDLDGDVDGRDFLVWQRGGSLIPLSQDDLTAWQTNYGAIAPPLAVSAAVPEPTSLLLVIGATLCCVYRRCITR, from the coding sequence ATGAATGCTTTCGCTCAACTGAAAATTGCGGGAGTATCGTCTCTTTCGCAGCAAATTGGCAAGATCGCACGCCGGGTACTTTGGACGTTCATTGTGATCGGCGGTGTTCACCTGCTCCTTTTTCAATCCGCCGCGCCAGCCGCAACGTGGACAGGAGCGTCGGACCCATTATTTGGAAGTGCGAATTGGTCAAACCCGTTTAATTGGGAGCTTAACGCGGGTCCAGGTACCTTAATCGGTGGAGATAACGTGATCTTTGCCGAGGCCCTTCCTCCTGGATTTAGAAGCCATTCCACTGTCGACTCGATCATCAGTATAGATTGGATCTCATTTCGCGGCTCCGTCGGCGTTGATCCGGAATTCGTAGTTAATGCAGCGGCCGGCGCGAAGATCACGCTGACCACCGAGGACGGCGTAAATCTGTTCGGCAGCTTCACCGATCTGCACGAAGCCGACCAAACCATCAATGCGCCGATAGATCTTGGGAACTCTGTCGTCAAATTTCAAACCCAGTACACGGAAGGCCAACTGCGCATTACGGGAAATGTCGATCTAAAGGGAAACGAGTTATACGCCATTCCCGATAGATTACTCGACGGCGGGGACATCCTCATCAGCGGGCGGATCTCGGGTAGCGGTTCTTTGAAAGTTGGTCATCTGTTCGGAAACAGTCTGGGCGGCGTACTCAGCTTAACTGGCACCAATGACTACAGCGGTCCCACCCACATCACGGACCGGGCCGTACTGGCACTAACAGGCAGCGGTCGCCTCCCTGACACCGATTTGACCATCGACAATTTTGGTAGTTTGAGAATGACTGGTATGACGGACTCGATCCGAAGCCTGAACGGCACTTCTACAGCGAGCGTCTTATTACTCTCTAACGCCAAGCTGGTCCTCGGCAATAATGGCATCCCTGGAGGCGGGTCGTTCAGTGGCAATATCTCGGGAGCAGGCAGCCTGGAGAAGAGGGGATTTGCGATGTTGACCCTGCGAGGGATCAATTCTCAAACGGGTGGAACCATAGTAAGGGACGGCATACTGGCGGTGTCTGGCAATGGGCAATTGAGTGGTGGAGATGTTCATGTCCAGGCCGGCGGCAACTTGAGACTCGACGGCGGCACGATCTCGACCGGCAATCTCGATGTCAATGCAGGCGGGACTTTCGATTTTCAATCCGGTACGGTGAATCTTCTAACGGGCACTTCCCAATTCCTGGCTGGGGACGTGCGCGTGGGCACTAATGGATCCGGCACGTTGACATTGGATGGGGCTGCCTCGGCGGCGTACGAGTTTTCGAACCTGATAGTCAACAACGCCGACGACACCTTGACCGTCAAAAATGGTACGACGACGGTTAATACTGTGGATAACTCCGTCGGTGGAACTCTCAACTTCACTGGTGGGACACTCAATTTGGCAGACGCCAGTGGCGGGCTGATCACCGGCGCCCAGGATGAAACTCTGCTCGGAAGCCTCACCGGAGTGGGTGGCGTGACAAAAGTCGGTAACGGAACGCTCCGGCTGTCAGGCGTTAGCACCTACAGCGGCCCGACGTCAGTCACCGGCGGCGAGCTGCGCGTCGTCGGCTCGATCAACGACACCAGTGCCGTGAGCGTCGTCGGCGGCGGATTGCTCACCAACCAAGGCGTTCTTACGCTCGCAGTGGGTGGTTCCGTTTCCCTGTCAAGCGGCGGCGAAATCGACTGGGACAATTCAGAGTTTTCCGTTACCGGCAACGGCGCGAGTGTAACCATCGAGAACCCCGACTCGCAGTGGACCCACGGCACTGGCGACTTTCAGATCGGAACCACCGCAGGCAGCCCAGGCAATCCAATCACCCTCGACATCCTCGACGGGGCGGTGCTGGATGCCGAAGGGAGAATCCTGCTCAGTGACGTCGCGGGTTCTCACAGCGAGACCACCGTAAGCGGCTTCAACGGAGTCGCTTCTCACCTTAAGGCGGGCTCAAATCTCTTTGTCGGCGACCAGAGCGTCGCTGTACTGACCGTCAGCTCGGGGGCGATCGTGGAAGCCGTAGGGGACATTCAGATCGGCGGCTGGGACGAGGGCGACGGCACGGTGTTGGTCACCGGCAATTCGTCGCAGCTCATCTCCGGCGGCCACACGATGCTTGGCGACGGGAATGGGACCTCGGGCATCGGCGACTTGACCATCGCCAACGGCGGCACGGTTCAGACCGACCAGCGCGCCATGCTCGGCAGCAAGCCGGGCGGCACCGGAACCGCCACTGTCAATGCGTCCGGAATCTGGAATGCCGGTTCGATGTACGTCGGTGGAACAAACACCGAAGAAGCCGGCACGGGGATGCTCGAGCTGAAGCCGGAGGGGGAAATCAACGTCGCCACCGAGCTGAAGGTCTGGGGCACAGGCACCGTGAACTTCAGCGGAGGTACGCTCGACATCGCCACGCTCGACGTGTCCGCAGCGGGCAGCACTTTCAACATGACCGGCGGGCGTCTGGAGGTCGAAACAGTGGAGGGAGATTTAACTGTTGTTGGCGGGACCTTGGCTCCCGGCGAGTCTCCCGGTTTGACGACAATAACTGGCGACTTCAATCCCCAAACAGCGGCAACCCTGGAAATCGAAATTGGCGGTACCATGGCCGAAACCGAGTACGATGTCCTGGATGTTACTGGCACAGCGATGCTCGACGGAATCTTGAATCTTTCCTTCGTTGACCTCGGAAGCGGAACATTCGCGCCAACCGCCGGCGATACATTTGAGATCCTGACTGCAGCAAGCGTGTTGGGCGAATTCGACACGGTGACCGTCCCCGCATTGCCGGGGAACCTAGTCTGGTTTGTGAACTACGCAGCCACATCAGTCGAATTAGTTTCCACCTTCGCTGGAGACTTCGACTTGGATGGCGATGTCGATGGACGCGATTTTCTCGTTTGGCAACGGGGCGGTTCTCTCATCCCACTCAGCCAAGACGACCTTACCGCTTGGCAGACCAACTACGGAGCGATTGCACCGCCATTAGCCGTTTCGGCTGCCGTGCCTGAACCTACGAGTTTGCTGCTCGTAATCGGGGCGACCCTTTGCTGTGTTTACCGAAGGTGCATCACCCGCTGA
- a CDS encoding extracellular solute-binding protein: protein MRWLTLDSDGSSPSIILRSKRNTLNRLITLIVLACLSFLFIIAACAAQQSDRLIITMWQHHMVSGEREAIDAEIGRFRQLHPEIDVRALSKSGYESAALDGIGPDLVYGPSDAVELFQSKRIIQDMTPWISKTQQQQFGEGSLIKLPGLDDSSKEELLLVGGRVGNHLALVFNQNYVSEPPQTTEDLIQIAKQQTIDEDQDGRPERYGLVWNCSEPFFAVPFLTGCGAWVFDENSPGVPNLDTPEAIAAYALIHRIVNKELVTPPNCDYAIADALFKDGKAAMIINGDWSWSDYLGNPKLNAAVAVLPAVSGTGIPMRPMVAPIGYSLNANAKGERADAAMLFVQYMTSEEVQRRLVKRLRIVSSLHVLYEEALSSSDKIFTVSVKQVERGRPMPVEYELRAIFDSMRPALRALLQGELTPEEAGKRMQIMAERRISEMKLQ from the coding sequence ATGCGATGGCTAACTTTAGATTCGGATGGATCGTCGCCTTCGATAATTCTGAGAAGCAAGAGGAACACATTGAATCGACTGATCACCCTCATTGTTTTGGCGTGCCTAAGCTTCCTGTTCATCATCGCGGCATGCGCAGCCCAGCAATCCGATCGACTGATAATCACGATGTGGCAGCACCACATGGTCTCAGGCGAACGAGAAGCAATCGACGCCGAAATTGGACGATTCCGCCAACTGCACCCAGAAATCGACGTGCGAGCGCTTTCGAAAAGTGGCTATGAGTCAGCAGCCCTGGATGGCATAGGTCCCGATCTTGTTTACGGCCCCTCCGATGCGGTGGAGCTTTTTCAAAGCAAGCGGATCATCCAGGACATGACACCATGGATCAGCAAAACACAACAGCAACAATTTGGCGAGGGCTCCTTGATCAAATTGCCAGGCCTAGATGACTCTTCCAAAGAGGAACTGCTTCTGGTGGGTGGTCGCGTCGGCAACCACCTTGCCCTTGTCTTTAACCAGAATTATGTCTCCGAGCCTCCCCAAACGACTGAGGACCTGATCCAGATCGCCAAGCAGCAGACGATTGATGAGGATCAGGACGGGCGTCCAGAACGCTATGGCCTAGTGTGGAACTGCTCGGAGCCGTTCTTCGCGGTCCCTTTCCTAACAGGTTGCGGCGCCTGGGTATTTGACGAAAACTCGCCCGGCGTTCCTAATTTGGATACTCCCGAAGCCATCGCAGCTTACGCGCTGATTCATCGTATCGTAAATAAAGAACTGGTGACACCGCCAAATTGCGATTACGCGATTGCCGACGCTCTGTTCAAAGATGGCAAAGCCGCCATGATCATCAACGGCGATTGGAGCTGGAGTGACTATCTGGGCAATCCCAAGCTAAACGCAGCCGTCGCCGTGTTGCCAGCGGTCAGTGGTACCGGCATACCAATGCGACCGATGGTGGCGCCCATTGGTTACTCGCTGAATGCCAATGCCAAGGGTGAGCGCGCAGATGCTGCGATGTTGTTTGTCCAGTACATGACTTCAGAGGAAGTGCAACGCCGTTTAGTAAAGCGATTGCGGATCGTCTCTTCGCTTCATGTACTGTACGAAGAAGCACTCTCCAGCAGCGACAAGATATTTACCGTCTCAGTCAAGCAAGTTGAGCGGGGTCGACCGATGCCGGTAGAATACGAACTGAGAGCAATCTTCGACTCCATGCGTCCCGCTCTTCGAGCGCTGCTTCAGGGAGAGCTCACCCCCGAAGAAGCTGGAAAGAGGATGCAAATCATGGCCGAGCGGAGAATTTCTGAGATGAAACTGCAATAA
- a CDS encoding PQQ-binding-like beta-propeller repeat protein encodes MSNASYKTLSALPWLTVHAVRFCQLAGLALAMTVSSVEAGEGDWDQWRGPQRDGAWQGNLPETLDELALAWEKSLGPSYSGPVTNGQAVFTTETVDESLERVTAFNMETGAVLWESEWDGAIVVPPYAAENGSCIKSTPALGSGSLVVLGMRDELVCLDQTSGEQRWKVDLADRFAARRQTFGGVCSPLIDGDAVYVMGGGGTVKLAIDDGSTVWRTLADEGEDDDALSSPIIASIAGIRQLVVQTRTRLCGVELEKGSVLWQVPIQAYRNMNILTPTVIGDRVFMAAHTGRSQCFAVTFAEGSWTVEEVWNQKTQGYMSSPVADAQTIYLHSKAERLTALDVETGAIRWTSKPVGKYQSLVRNRHAILGLSSRGELLLVKADPQNLVIQSTRQVADDSWGYLGVFDGGLLVRDLTSLKVFRY; translated from the coding sequence ATGAGCAACGCTTCCTACAAAACACTCTCCGCATTGCCCTGGTTGACCGTCCACGCGGTTCGCTTTTGCCAGTTGGCCGGCCTAGCCCTCGCCATGACCGTAAGCTCGGTCGAAGCGGGTGAGGGCGACTGGGATCAATGGCGTGGCCCACAGCGGGATGGCGCCTGGCAGGGTAACCTGCCGGAAACGCTCGATGAGCTGGCCCTGGCGTGGGAGAAGAGCCTTGGGCCTTCTTACAGTGGGCCCGTGACCAACGGGCAAGCCGTTTTCACAACTGAGACCGTCGATGAGTCACTCGAGAGGGTGACTGCGTTCAACATGGAGACTGGGGCGGTGCTCTGGGAGTCGGAGTGGGACGGGGCGATCGTCGTCCCCCCCTATGCGGCAGAAAATGGCTCGTGTATCAAGTCGACGCCCGCCCTCGGGAGTGGCTCCCTGGTCGTCCTCGGGATGCGGGACGAGCTGGTGTGCCTCGACCAGACTTCTGGTGAGCAGCGATGGAAGGTAGACCTAGCGGACCGGTTCGCAGCGCGGAGACAGACGTTTGGCGGGGTTTGCTCACCGTTGATCGACGGCGACGCGGTCTACGTCATGGGCGGCGGCGGGACAGTCAAGCTTGCCATCGACGACGGATCGACGGTCTGGAGGACCCTAGCCGACGAGGGCGAGGACGATGACGCCCTCAGCAGCCCAATCATCGCTTCTATTGCGGGGATAAGGCAGTTGGTCGTGCAGACCCGGACCCGGCTGTGCGGGGTCGAACTCGAAAAAGGAAGCGTTTTGTGGCAGGTACCTATCCAGGCATATCGCAACATGAACATTCTCACCCCAACCGTGATCGGCGACCGGGTCTTCATGGCGGCTCACACCGGGAGGTCGCAATGTTTCGCGGTTACGTTCGCGGAAGGGTCGTGGACGGTCGAAGAGGTCTGGAATCAGAAAACCCAGGGGTACATGTCGTCGCCGGTTGCTGACGCACAAACGATCTATCTCCATTCGAAAGCTGAGCGACTGACCGCTTTGGACGTCGAGACCGGAGCGATCCGATGGACCAGCAAGCCGGTCGGCAAATACCAAAGCCTCGTTCGGAACCGGCACGCGATTCTCGGGCTCAGCTCTCGCGGCGAGCTGCTGCTCGTGAAGGCCGATCCTCAAAATCTTGTCATTCAATCCACGCGCCAAGTCGCTGACGACTCGTGGGGCTACCTGGGGGTTTTTGATGGCGGCCTGTTAGTTCGCGACCTCACTTCGCTGAAGGTTTTCCGTTATTGA
- a CDS encoding helix-turn-helix transcriptional regulator — translation MPKKNATSRPPKARKQPKDRAGSTDQSLPPLAAPPTKAGPEPRHRWTFLTNHSHVLILLHAEPDLVVREIAARVEITERAIQQIIADLEVEGFIEREKIGRRNHYRVKSDHYLRHPIEAHCKIADLLSLIVDHPNAKQNAWL, via the coding sequence ATGCCAAAGAAGAATGCGACTAGCCGACCGCCCAAGGCGAGGAAGCAACCCAAGGATCGGGCGGGATCGACCGATCAATCGCTGCCGCCGCTTGCGGCTCCGCCGACTAAGGCTGGACCAGAGCCCCGCCACCGCTGGACGTTCCTGACCAACCACTCTCACGTTCTTATCCTGCTCCACGCCGAGCCGGACCTCGTGGTGCGAGAGATTGCCGCGCGGGTGGAGATCACCGAGCGGGCGATCCAGCAAATCATCGCCGACCTTGAAGTAGAGGGGTTCATCGAACGTGAGAAGATCGGGCGTCGCAACCACTACCGAGTGAAGTCCGATCATTACTTGCGCCACCCAATCGAGGCCCACTGCAAGATTGCCGACCTGCTCTCACTCATCGTCGACCATCCCAACGCTAAGCAGAACGCTTGGCTTTAA
- a CDS encoding proton-conducting transporter transmembrane domain-containing protein, which yields MTNFVLLILISSTFALFSFCAASAPACNRHPVAVRSTVTLLVGWLFGTASAALLGRLLGGIDPIAELRWPPVGPLACGAYLDGVSSLTLVLVSFVGLVVCRYSIRYLDGDPGQGNYFRWVAATIGSVSLLVLSGNLLMLVGAWIATSLSLHHLLLHFSSRSGAQRAAWTKFAISRAGDVFLVAALVLVFIEFSTFDLSQIFAAIGPVQDLSSDRANALGWIGSLIVFGGITKSAQFPLHSWLPETLETPTPVSALMHAGVVNAGGYLIIRLSPLVVHAPASLELLAIVGTTTAVYGGIVMMTQSSVKKALAYSTVAQMGFMMLQCGLGAFSAAMLHLVAHSLYKAYAFLNSGNVLKEEQATRFDKPLKASPRANLAKLPIVAASVLIGCGAIAWLIGFDLSAKPGGYALATVFCLALSIGVWESLAILGREVRGIAVTAACGVAALYIGGYVAIDGLVGSYVAHPPGNATAVFAGWLVVAAFVGLAALQVMLRTPAARRVQEYLYVHALNGFYADAAIDRLSGLLALRK from the coding sequence ATGACGAACTTCGTACTCCTGATTCTGATTTCCTCGACTTTTGCCCTGTTTTCCTTCTGTGCGGCGTCCGCCCCTGCCTGCAACCGCCACCCGGTGGCGGTCCGGTCTACCGTTACGCTTCTGGTCGGGTGGCTGTTTGGAACTGCATCGGCCGCGCTTCTTGGCCGCCTGCTGGGTGGCATCGATCCGATCGCCGAACTGAGATGGCCGCCGGTGGGCCCCCTGGCGTGCGGAGCTTACTTGGACGGTGTTTCGAGCCTAACTCTTGTGCTGGTCAGTTTCGTAGGGCTCGTTGTCTGCCGATACTCGATTCGCTACCTCGACGGCGACCCGGGCCAAGGCAACTACTTCCGCTGGGTCGCCGCGACGATCGGCAGCGTCTCACTGCTGGTGCTGTCAGGTAACTTGTTGATGCTTGTCGGCGCCTGGATCGCCACCAGCCTTTCACTACACCACTTGCTCCTACACTTCTCATCGCGGTCAGGCGCCCAGCGGGCCGCGTGGACGAAGTTCGCCATCAGCCGTGCGGGCGATGTCTTCCTGGTCGCAGCCCTGGTGCTCGTTTTCATTGAATTTTCGACCTTCGATCTCTCACAAATATTTGCCGCGATCGGGCCGGTCCAAGACCTTTCATCCGATCGAGCGAACGCTCTAGGGTGGATCGGCAGTTTGATCGTGTTCGGCGGGATCACCAAGTCGGCCCAGTTTCCTCTGCACAGTTGGCTCCCCGAGACTCTGGAGACTCCCACGCCGGTCTCGGCGTTGATGCACGCCGGTGTGGTGAATGCCGGCGGCTACCTGATCATTCGGCTGAGCCCGCTCGTCGTCCACGCGCCGGCTTCCCTTGAACTGCTTGCCATCGTCGGGACAACGACCGCCGTTTACGGGGGGATAGTAATGATGACCCAGTCGAGCGTGAAGAAGGCGCTTGCCTACTCAACGGTCGCCCAGATGGGATTCATGATGCTGCAGTGTGGGCTGGGCGCCTTTTCGGCGGCGATGCTCCACCTGGTCGCCCACTCGCTGTACAAGGCCTACGCCTTCCTTAACAGCGGCAACGTACTCAAGGAAGAGCAAGCCACTCGATTCGATAAACCACTCAAAGCGTCTCCTAGAGCAAACCTCGCCAAATTGCCCATCGTCGCGGCGTCAGTGCTCATTGGTTGTGGAGCGATCGCCTGGCTGATAGGCTTCGACCTCTCCGCCAAACCTGGTGGGTACGCTCTTGCCACAGTGTTCTGCCTGGCGCTGTCGATCGGAGTGTGGGAATCTTTGGCCATTCTAGGTCGAGAGGTTCGCGGCATAGCGGTGACGGCCGCCTGCGGCGTCGCAGCGCTCTATATCGGTGGCTATGTGGCGATCGACGGTCTCGTCGGAAGCTACGTAGCCCACCCGCCAGGCAACGCCACAGCTGTCTTCGCAGGATGGCTCGTTGTGGCCGCTTTTGTGGGGCTCGCCGCCTTGCAGGTCATGCTGCGGACGCCGGCAGCTCGCAGAGTGCAAGAATACCTCTACGTCCACGCCCTGAACGGTTTCTACGCCGACGCCGCCATCGACCGTCTCTCCGGCCTCCTCGCGCTTCGCAAGTAA
- a CDS encoding YbcC family protein, which translates to MITETQDEVIGPISPISETSDLARLAAEACYVVAQTVAPVWPLADYVAVNPYLGLTATSFIKARKHLQSFSDCELLMPVAYYSQRFKEGQFGRADIYSAIDELVDAGVDGAELLTGRGLEQLLSEPSPVGCDAEATEPSPKPSRLQSISAAYDESACVSWTAKIHEEIGKHCAAHYDRGQAFWPSPWQAQPLYSAWRSAMRHDRRLEVMGLRGVRILAKSLPNEPAAAVARLLQASRVPSELWRAYLLCLAYELPGWSAWTQYQASWVEGGEARVGDGQGDDLIGLLAIRLSYDVALAKQFNFSMNVLGVLESQVLCAEEAAAAQQCPADRGLVRYALLRANELGYRNHVLRQLLAPSAAARHADDADGYSDSLDSKPQKLAQVAFCIDVRSERIRRHFESANKLIETIGFAGFFGIPFAYERLGESTATNQLPVLVPPQFKVVERVRAEAADQQEGVAVRRGFVRSLRKAWKRFQTASASAFAFVEATGMFFGLKLLRRVVSIRAGSLDPRCDGVAKEQRNRLGPDLAALDTQGLNLDRQADLALSILTGMGLLKDFARLVVFCGHGSQTENNPLAAGLDCGACGGHSGEPNARLAAQLLNSSEVRFRLLAKGIEISANVHFLACLHNTTTDEISFFDLDLIPSSHREDFEQLRAAAKTAANQTRLERLPLLSTNKASDPFRRALDWSEVRPEWGLTGNAAFIVAPRRLTESIDLGGRAFLHSYDHRNDPEGKVLEGILTAPMVVGSWINLQYYASTVDPRHFGSGSKTIHNVVGRFGAFSGNGGDLTTGLPWESIRDSDRYQHDPVRLLSVVAAPRAQIARILSLYSGVEQLAANGWIHLVALDGGKFYRFTPQKTWQAIDLDLALNGVQIEEPRVSEAPIPSLVY; encoded by the coding sequence ATGATTACTGAAACTCAGGACGAGGTCATCGGACCGATCTCGCCAATTAGTGAAACAAGTGACCTCGCCCGACTGGCCGCTGAGGCATGCTACGTCGTGGCTCAAACCGTCGCGCCGGTCTGGCCGCTCGCCGACTACGTCGCTGTCAATCCCTACCTTGGCCTGACAGCCACAAGTTTCATCAAAGCACGCAAGCACCTGCAAAGCTTCTCCGATTGCGAACTCTTGATGCCGGTCGCGTACTACTCTCAGCGGTTCAAAGAGGGGCAGTTCGGCCGAGCTGACATCTACTCGGCGATCGACGAATTGGTCGATGCCGGAGTCGATGGCGCCGAGTTGCTGACCGGTAGAGGTCTTGAGCAACTGCTTTCGGAGCCGTCGCCTGTAGGATGCGATGCCGAAGCAACCGAGCCCTCGCCAAAGCCATCTCGCCTTCAGTCAATTTCTGCCGCTTACGACGAATCCGCGTGCGTGTCCTGGACCGCCAAGATTCACGAAGAGATTGGTAAGCACTGCGCCGCTCATTACGACCGGGGACAGGCTTTTTGGCCAAGCCCCTGGCAAGCTCAGCCTCTGTACTCCGCGTGGCGATCGGCGATGCGGCACGACCGGCGATTGGAGGTTATGGGGCTTCGTGGAGTACGCATTCTTGCCAAGAGTTTGCCGAACGAGCCAGCGGCTGCCGTCGCTCGGTTGTTGCAAGCCTCCCGTGTTCCCTCCGAACTCTGGCGGGCCTACCTGCTTTGCTTAGCGTACGAGTTGCCCGGCTGGAGCGCATGGACTCAATATCAGGCGTCCTGGGTCGAGGGGGGCGAGGCGCGTGTGGGCGACGGGCAAGGCGACGACCTGATCGGGCTGCTAGCTATTCGTCTCTCCTACGATGTCGCGCTGGCAAAACAGTTTAACTTCTCAATGAACGTTTTGGGGGTTCTCGAATCGCAAGTGCTGTGCGCCGAGGAGGCTGCGGCCGCTCAGCAGTGCCCAGCGGATCGCGGGCTCGTGCGATACGCCTTGCTGCGAGCCAACGAACTCGGATACCGCAACCACGTCCTCCGCCAACTATTGGCTCCGTCTGCAGCGGCGCGGCATGCTGACGACGCCGATGGGTATTCCGACAGTCTCGATTCCAAACCACAAAAACTCGCCCAAGTGGCCTTCTGCATCGACGTGCGTTCCGAGCGGATTCGTCGCCACTTTGAGTCGGCCAACAAACTGATCGAAACGATCGGCTTCGCCGGCTTCTTCGGGATTCCGTTCGCCTACGAGCGACTCGGTGAATCGACCGCAACTAATCAACTGCCGGTGCTCGTTCCGCCTCAGTTCAAGGTCGTCGAACGCGTCCGAGCAGAAGCCGCCGATCAGCAAGAGGGCGTCGCCGTTCGGCGGGGCTTTGTGCGAAGCCTGCGGAAAGCGTGGAAGCGATTCCAAACCGCATCGGCAAGCGCCTTCGCTTTCGTCGAAGCCACTGGCATGTTCTTCGGGCTAAAGCTGCTCCGGCGGGTCGTTTCCATTCGGGCTGGTTCGCTTGATCCGCGGTGCGACGGCGTCGCTAAGGAGCAACGCAACCGGTTGGGACCCGATCTGGCGGCTCTCGATACGCAGGGACTGAATCTTGATCGGCAGGCCGACTTAGCATTGTCGATTCTTACCGGAATGGGGCTGCTAAAGGACTTCGCTCGCCTCGTCGTCTTCTGCGGTCACGGGAGCCAGACCGAGAATAACCCACTCGCAGCGGGGCTCGATTGTGGCGCTTGCGGAGGCCATTCCGGCGAGCCGAATGCGCGGCTGGCCGCCCAGTTGCTCAACAGCTCCGAGGTTCGCTTCCGGCTGCTCGCGAAGGGAATTGAAATCTCCGCCAACGTTCACTTTCTTGCCTGCTTGCACAACACGACTACGGACGAGATTAGCTTCTTCGATCTTGACCTGATTCCGTCGTCTCATCGGGAGGACTTTGAGCAACTTCGCGCGGCGGCCAAAACAGCAGCCAATCAAACAAGACTTGAGCGGCTCCCACTGCTTTCAACCAACAAGGCGAGCGATCCCTTCAGGCGCGCCCTCGACTGGTCCGAGGTGCGGCCCGAATGGGGGCTCACCGGCAATGCGGCGTTCATCGTTGCGCCGCGTAGACTGACCGAGTCGATCGACCTAGGCGGGCGGGCATTCCTGCACAGCTACGACCATCGTAACGACCCCGAAGGAAAGGTGCTCGAAGGGATCCTGACCGCTCCGATGGTCGTAGGGAGTTGGATCAACCTCCAGTACTACGCATCGACGGTCGACCCCCGCCACTTCGGTAGCGGGAGCAAGACGATTCATAACGTCGTAGGCCGCTTCGGCGCCTTCTCGGGTAACGGGGGGGACCTCACGACGGGCCTGCCGTGGGAATCGATCCGCGACAGCGACCGCTACCAACACGACCCTGTGCGGCTGTTGTCGGTGGTCGCCGCCCCCCGCGCTCAGATCGCCAGAATCCTCAGCCTATATAGCGGGGTCGAACAGCTTGCCGCGAACGGGTGGATTCACTTGGTCGCGCTCGACGGCGGAAAGTTCTATCGGTTCACTCCTCAGAAGACGTGGCAGGCGATCGATTTGGATCTAGCACTAAATGGCGTCCAGATCGAAGAGCCAAGGGTCTCCGAGGCCCCGATCCCATCTCTTGTTTATTAG